From Microtus ochrogaster isolate Prairie Vole_2 unplaced genomic scaffold, MicOch1.0 UNK1, whole genome shotgun sequence:
TTTCTACAAGCAAAtgtagaaaagtaaaatatgtacattttagatccatttatcttattttatgggagtgctttgcttacatgtatgcatgtgtgccaatGTGCAAGCCTGCTGCcccaggaagtcagaagagggcattggatcccctgagaatcagttacagatggtggtgagcgcCTAcgtatgtggttgctgggaatcgaacccaggtcttcttaactgctgagttatctctccagtccctacgggaaaaacaaattaaacagttCTTTTAAAGAGTGACATCATGGTCTTTTCACCTTACACGGTCATAGCACCAGGGTCTGACGAACTTGACATTTCTGTCTCAGCGGTCTGAGGACTTTCTGCAGAGACTTAAGGGCTGCTGTGTCCATGTTAGCAAGAAGAGAAAGGCATGTATGGGGTGAGCAGGTCCTGGCTTGGTCCTAGCTGTCTTACCCAGTCACTAAGGGAAGCGTGGGAGAGAAGAGTTCAGAAGCTAGAGAACTGGACGGAAGGAAAACCAAAAGGCTGAGTATAAATGCAGAAGAGTTAGGAAACCCTGCCTGAAGCACACAGACAATGAGtgatttatgtgtctgtgtaaaaTTCTATAATAGCAGGCTGGCACGTAATAGCAAGTGGTAGCAGTCtaatccctgagttcaagaccagcgtggtctacaaagcgagttccaggaaacccagggctacacagagaaaccctgtttcaaaaaacaaacaaacacacaaacaaacaaacaaacaaacaaaccatataTAATAGCTGCAACTTAGCATTTCTTACTTTGGTCCCAGTAGTGTATTACTGAAAAACTGCATTACATACGCATGGCTTTGTTTTTATGATATGTTTGTTTTACACAAACAATGCAGGCCTCAGTTCTATCTCCGCCCTGATCTTCAACGCACCCCTTCGGAGGTCCATAATAAAGGTGCAGGTAGCTCCACCTCCTTACAGGAATTTCTTCCGTCCGGCCTCTTCCGGTTAGTTTGGGAAGGATCACATTTCACAGGACATAGGAGATTCACTAATGGTTCAGCTGAGCTGCCCCAACTTTTCCAACCCAAAGCTGGTGAACTGGTGCGTTCTCTCTGGAGGATGACCACCTCTGGGTGCCAAAGGTTTGAGGTTGTAGTCGGAACGCTCCCTCAAGTTTCGCAGCGCAGAGGCCAGGACTACAACTCCCAGAGTTCCGCGCTCCAGGGCGCGCGCGTGCACCGTAGTGGCGGAGGCGGAGGTGCCCACCTCTGTGGGTTCTCTGAGTAGGGCTCTGTTGGCGGCGCGCTTGCGATTTAGGGAGCTCTGGTCCTTCCAACACTTGTCTAGGGGAGGGAGGAGCAAGTACTTAGCGTTCGGCAGCACCTCGACTTCTGTGCAGGCCACTCCTCCAAGAGTTAGGCTGTCGGTGAGCGCAGGCTGTGCCTCGGGTTCCCGTCTCCACGGTCCTTTCCTAGGAACTGACCTGGAGAGGTGTGGAGGAGGAGAGCGCGAGGCCTGCCGGTCATCTACCGGGCCCACTCCGGATTTCCAGGAGGCTCCGGAGAAGCTGTCTTCCTGACGGGTAACGAGCCCAAGGCTGGCTATGAAGAGCGACGCCTCGACTTCTGCAGCTCCCTTGAAAGGGCTTGGGGGCCCTTTGCGGAGCAGCGAGCCTGCGCGTGCCCTTCCGGCTGTGTTACCCGCGGTGCACCTGCTGGAGGAGGCGTCCGACCTGCTGGTGGTGCATCTGGACTTCCCTGCCGCACTAGAGACTTGCGAACGGGCTTGGGAGAGCCTGGCCGAGGAGCCCGCAAGTGGCACGTACGTGCTGGGCTGGTTCTTTTCTGATCCTTTTGGGGAGGAACTCGGTCCGCTTTTCTGGCATTGCCAGATTGTACCAACCTTATACCTTGCTTTCACTAAGAGATCCTCTCTGAGAGAGGCTGGTTGCTTATTCTGCTCCCGTGCtactgaggaagaaagggttacTGTACGATGAAGAAGTCAATTCATGCAACAGTTTGGGGAAAGCCGCAGCCAGTTCGTTGCTCACTCTTTCAGTGCAGGACAGGGTGATTGTCTATTAAGTGTACAGTCCTAAGGGGATCAGTAAGCAGGTAGCAGGAGGCCTCCTTTGGGAACTCGTCTCCCATTCACTCCTGGCCTTGTCGGATCGTGGAAAATGGGGGTCAAGGCAGAAGTGTAGTTGGGTCCTGTTGAAGAATTGGATGATTTACTTTTAGGAAACCCTTGCCCCGGGTTGCTCTTTCTGATGCATAGGCCTCCTCTGGCAGCTGGGGGCACCATTTCTCTGTGGAGTGTAAACCTTCTTTAGAGCTGTGTGAGCATACCAGGGAGGGAGTAGGCAGAATGAATAGTCAAAGTTGATGTCAGAGAAGCAAAAACTGGGGAGATCGGCTGTGGTTTTTAGGGGGGTGGATGTTGCACAGTTGGTACAGATGATTCTAATGGCCAGTTGCGTTCCTATATGAACACCCAGCCAGACCCCTCCCTCCAAGCCCACTTGGCACTAAACAAACTGTTGATGCCCTCTCCCCTTCAAGGCACACCTCTTGGCTGCATGCTTGCCGGGTGCCATTCCCAGAGGATTACCTGGCTCATTCAGTTCTGATTCCACCTGAGTGCCAAGATGTATGTTGGGCAATAGCTCATTTGCCTCGGAGAAGTTTCCAGAACTTAACTCCAGGGGGGGGGGATGGGCAGCCCAAGAGACCATGGTGAGGCTGGTCCAATCAATAACAGAAGAGGTAAGGGTGTAACCTCCGAGTTGGAAGCCGGAGACCAGTCCAGTCAGAGTGGAAGAGGGAATGGAGAGAGGGGGTGCCGTGCTCAGCCTGACTCCTGTCTTTCTGTTGACAGTGTTGTGGAGGTGAAATGCTCCCTGTGTGTTGTGGGGATTCAGGCTCTGGCAGAAATGAATCGGTGGAGAGAAGTCCTGTCCTGGGTCCTCCAGTATTACCAGGATCCTCAAAAGCTTCCTCCCAAAGTCCTGGAGCTGTGGTAGGTTCTGGTTGCTGACACCGGGTCAGTGTAAGAGTCCAAGTCCTGTCTTGAGCTAGGGTCTCATGGCTCATTTCATTTGTCCTCCTTCTGTATCGGTTACCTTCAAATTCAGGTCTCCCCACTTGGTTCAGACCTCAGACCACAGCAGCTAAGGATGGGGAAGGTGGCATTTGGgagtaaaagagaagaaaaaagagcgTATGTAGGACAGTAGTGAGCCAGGCCAGTGGGTGGACAGGGCCAGTCAAGCTTCCTGCTCCTTCCTGGGGGTTTCTAATTCTTAACAAAAGTTTTTGgcatgtgttttctgtgtgtgggtatgtgtgtgcgcgtgtgcgcatgtggtgtatgtgcatgtgtatatataggtgcacatgcatgtgtgcatgagaggagagaagggtaCCTGTAGTCATCTCTCATTCTCTGCTGTATTCCTCTGAGGCAGGGGCTCTCCCCTAACCTGAAGCTCACATTCTTTCTTGGCTAGGCTCTTAGCTAGCAAGCCCCAGTAggtcctcttgtctcttccctctccatgctaggattatagatgtgggTGGAGCCACATCCTGCttattatgtgggtgctaggcccccaactctgatcctcaggattaCACAGctaatactctttttaaaaaatattttacagctgggcagtggtggcatatacctttaattccagcacttgggaggcagaggcaggtggatctctgtgagttcgaggccagcatggtcgacaagagctagttccaggacaggcttgatagctacagcaaaaccctgtcttgaaaaaccaaaaaaaaaattactttttgttttattttattacatgtatgggtgttgtGCCTGAGTGTATTACATGCATTGTACTACATGTATTGTATAGCTGCACTACATGAGTGCCCGATGCCCatagacaccagaagagggtgctggatcccctggaactgcagttacagacagttatgagcctcCGTGTAGATCCTGaaacttgaacctgggtcctctggaggaacagccagtgctcttaacttctgagccatctctcaagccctcaatctccatttttttccctcaagacagtttctctgtgttgatgTGAGTAAAGAAATCCCACACGAGCTCTGAATAGGGTATATTAAAGTTTTTCCTTATTAAaagggaactcacagatcacagcgAGGAAATAGGAATgggtccaacatccaggtgtggcgTGGGGGAGAAAGTGGGATGAGTGGGCGGGAACGCGACTTTTTGGTACCCCAAAGCCATGcctcaacctggtccagcctctcaaaggccattggctgaaggaggttccccatctcTGTGTAGtaaacagccttggctgtcctggaactaacttgtgggctaggctggccttgaactcacagagatctgctggcctctgcctcacaaatgctgagattaaaggtgcaagccaccataattttttttttggagacagggtttctctgtagctttggaacctgtcctggaactagctctgtagaccaggatggtcttgaactcatagagatctgctggcctctgcctactgagtgctgggattaaaggcatgtgccaccaccgcctggctgcaatgtctaattcttaaaaatttattattatgtttaaaaattgtgtgtgtgcgcgcatgcatgtgagtgccagtacccttggaggccaggagatggtATCAGATattccagaactagagttacaggtggctgtgagttcTCCAGTAAGGGCGCCATGAATcagactccagtcctctgcaagagcggtgcATACTTAATCACTATCCCTctcattttccaatttttaattcTTGCAGTATTTCTGTCCCACAGGGAAGGGCTGGAGGACCTGGGCGGGTAGGGTTGCAGAAGTATGTGGTTCTAGGGGTGAGTCTCCTGTAGAGCGCTGGTTCTTCTCCTCTGGGGATGCAGCATCCTTCTGTACAGCAAAATGCAAGAGCCTGGAGCTGTGTTGGCTGTGGTTGATGCCTGGCTCCAAGACCCAGACAACCAGGGCCTTCCTGAGTATGGATCCCTGGCAGAACTCCATGTGCTTCGGGTGCTTCTACCCTTGGGTCGTTTGTCAGAGGCCGAGGAACTGGCACTGGGCTCTGCAGCTTTCAGCGAGGAGCAGCGGGAAGAAGTGCTCCAGGCCATCCGCACAGCAAGGCAACAGTCCACACAGAAGCCCTTGAGTTCTCAGGAGCAACCGAAGCCGAGCCAGGAAGGTAGGACATCAGGGCTCCCTGGCCCCTGCAGAGGGGTTCCGTGGCACCCCTAAGTTTAGGAACTTAAGAGTTTAAGTCACAGGATGGAATACCGCTGCATTGCATTACAGACCAGGCTACACTCTCTGAAGTTGGAACACAAGGAGAGTCTGCATCTGGGGAGGTTGCTGGGTTCCCTGACCCTGATTTGTCTTCCAAGTACAGGATTAAAGACCGGTTATGATAgtgttcacctttaatcccagcacgtgggaggtagagacagacaggcagatctctgcgagttcaaggccagcctggtctatggagtgagttctaggacag
This genomic window contains:
- the Pex26 gene encoding peroxisome assembly protein 26: MKSDASTSAAPLKGLGGPLRSSEPARALPAVLPAVHLLEEASDLLVVHLDFPAALETCERAWESLAEEPASGTVVEVKCSLCVVGIQALAEMNRWREVLSWVLQYYQDPQKLPPKVLELCILLYSKMQEPGAVLAVVDAWLQDPDNQGLPEYGSLAELHVLRVLLPLGRLSEAEELALGSAAFSEEQREEVLQAIRTARQQSTQKPLSSQEQPKPSQEGSFSRKLMSLLRLLHRLWGSVASHLLSQPFRKSLLAALILCLLVLRFDPASPSSLPFIYQLAQLFRRIQKATLSRLYPLALRD